The Azotosporobacter soli genome contains a region encoding:
- a CDS encoding exonuclease SbcCD subunit D yields MKIMHTGDWHIGKSFNQVQLTEDQSYVIEQLIEYIRKERPDVLIIAGDLYDRSVPPVEAVELLDRTFSRLRLEHALPVLVIAGNHDSPDRLGFGSRILEVQGLHIAGRLSLPLSQVTLEDQWGPVDFYLLPYAAPGAVRELLDDAAVRDHDSAMEALLKRLPKNEEKRRRVLVTHAYVRGAQALEESESEKPLSVGGTDYVSAAHFQDFSYVALGHLHRPQQAGSERIRYAGSLLKYSFSEVRQPKSLTLAEIDGEGEVSLKLLPLTPRLEVRKIKGNLQDLLAAASQEEAGREDYLHVTLTDDGEVVEPMARLRAAYPNVLALEREVRQVKEKELQAIAMRQRSKADLFADFYRQVVGEELNEERRQVVDVAVSAVLGKEEGK; encoded by the coding sequence ATGAAAATCATGCATACCGGAGATTGGCACATCGGCAAGAGTTTCAATCAAGTGCAACTCACCGAGGATCAATCGTATGTCATAGAACAGCTGATCGAATATATCAGGAAGGAACGGCCGGACGTACTGATCATCGCCGGCGATTTGTACGACCGCAGTGTTCCGCCGGTCGAAGCGGTGGAGCTGCTTGACCGGACTTTTAGTCGTTTGCGTCTGGAACATGCGCTGCCGGTGCTGGTCATTGCCGGCAATCACGACAGCCCGGATCGTCTGGGTTTTGGCAGCCGGATCTTAGAGGTGCAAGGGCTTCATATCGCAGGCCGTCTCTCTCTGCCGCTTTCGCAGGTTACCTTGGAAGATCAATGGGGGCCGGTGGATTTTTATTTGCTGCCCTATGCAGCGCCGGGCGCAGTGCGGGAGTTGCTTGACGACGCGGCGGTGCGCGATCACGATAGTGCGATGGAAGCGCTGCTTAAGCGGCTGCCGAAAAATGAAGAGAAAAGGCGGCGCGTGCTGGTGACGCATGCTTATGTGCGCGGCGCGCAGGCGCTCGAAGAAAGCGAATCGGAAAAGCCGCTCTCGGTTGGCGGCACAGATTATGTAAGCGCGGCGCACTTTCAGGATTTTTCCTATGTCGCGCTCGGACATCTGCATCGTCCGCAGCAGGCCGGCAGTGAACGGATACGCTATGCCGGTTCCCTGCTGAAATATTCTTTTTCTGAAGTGAGACAGCCGAAGTCGCTGACGCTGGCGGAAATCGACGGCGAGGGTGAAGTCAGCCTGAAATTGCTGCCGCTCACGCCGCGTCTTGAAGTGCGCAAGATAAAAGGGAACCTGCAGGATTTGCTGGCGGCCGCTTCGCAGGAGGAGGCGGGCCGTGAAGACTACCTGCATGTGACGTTGACTGATGACGGCGAGGTAGTCGAACCGATGGCCCGTTTACGGGCGGCCTATCCGAATGTATTGGCCTTGGAACGTGAGGTGCGCCAGGTAAAGGAGAAGGAACTGCAGGCGATCGCGATGCGGCAACGCAGCAAAGCGGATCTGTTCGCGGACTTTTATCGCCAGGTGGTGGGCGAGGAATTGAATGAAGAAAGGCGGCAGGTGGTAGACGTTGCTGTTTCTGCCGTGCTGGGCAAAGAGGAGGGGAAATAG
- a CDS encoding B3/B4 domain-containing protein — protein sequence MQFSVNPEVFEHLETACVGVVVARGLDNTMANPVIDRLRMDSIRRFIERLRCGTARQAPEIAPYREAFHRLGFDPDHFSPSIETLACRVEKGRGVPSINPATDLGNAISLRHFVPLSAYDLGSSDAEADVCIRLATPTDRFLPFGQEDLEDVTQGEVIYTLGDCVKTRRWLWRQSPIGKVTENSRNVFFPIDGFSDHNLDRILAARDHLARILQEQLACEVVVGLVDQDHPLFEA from the coding sequence ATGCAATTTTCCGTGAACCCGGAAGTCTTTGAACATTTGGAAACAGCCTGCGTCGGAGTCGTTGTCGCACGCGGACTCGACAACACGATGGCCAACCCCGTTATTGACCGGTTGCGAATGGACAGCATCCGGCGCTTTATCGAACGCCTGCGCTGCGGCACGGCCCGTCAGGCTCCGGAAATCGCACCGTATCGCGAAGCTTTTCACCGCCTCGGCTTTGACCCCGATCATTTTTCGCCCTCCATCGAGACATTAGCCTGCCGGGTAGAAAAGGGACGCGGCGTGCCTTCGATCAATCCGGCCACCGATTTAGGCAATGCGATATCGCTGCGTCATTTTGTACCGCTGAGCGCGTACGACCTCGGTTCCAGCGACGCCGAAGCCGATGTCTGTATCCGCCTCGCTACGCCCACCGACCGTTTCCTGCCTTTCGGGCAGGAAGATCTCGAAGACGTTACGCAAGGCGAAGTGATTTATACGCTCGGCGATTGCGTGAAAACCCGCCGTTGGCTATGGCGGCAAAGCCCGATCGGCAAAGTGACGGAAAACAGCCGCAATGTATTTTTCCCGATCGACGGTTTTTCCGACCACAATCTTGACCGCATCTTAGCGGCGCGCGATCATTTGGCGAGGATTCTCCAAGAACAGCTCGCTTGTGAAGTCGTCGTCGGTCTGGTCGATCAGGATCATCCCCTTTTCGAAGCATAA
- a CDS encoding APC family permease: MKPTNQESFLKKDIGFIVALTLVIGSVIGSGIFMKPGKVIAAAGDSNMALLAWLLGGLITLASGLTIAELSVQIPRTGGLYVYLEEVYGPLWGHLCGWVHTVIYGPAVIGALGLYFGSLLAHFFGLPADWKIQLGLATIAFLALVNCLGTRYGGFIQAAATTGKLIPITLIAVWGLWHGNGQIWDMPSGLSTHTGMGAAILATLWAYDGWILVGFVAGEMKDPAKLLPRAIIIGLFVVTIAYLSVNMALLHTLPASQITALMEKASPAAAGILFGKVGGRLISVGILVSIFGTLNGKILAFPRLPLAMAERGQLPLSLLWSRVHKNWGTPVYATILEVMLAASLMLLGDPDRLTDIAIFSVYIFSIMAFIGVILLRKRQPDAPRPYKVPLYPFIPIAAVLGGLFILGTTLLDNPLDSCYSIAITLTGLPVYWWITRKTTA, translated from the coding sequence ATGAAACCTACCAACCAAGAGTCCTTTCTAAAAAAGGATATCGGCTTCATCGTGGCTTTGACTTTGGTCATCGGTTCCGTCATCGGTTCCGGCATTTTTATGAAACCGGGCAAAGTCATTGCCGCAGCCGGCGATTCGAATATGGCTTTGCTCGCTTGGCTGCTCGGCGGCCTGATTACTTTGGCCAGCGGCCTTACGATCGCCGAGCTCAGCGTACAGATCCCACGCACCGGCGGCCTATATGTCTACCTTGAAGAAGTCTACGGCCCGCTTTGGGGACATTTATGCGGTTGGGTCCATACCGTGATTTACGGGCCGGCGGTCATCGGCGCGCTCGGTCTTTATTTCGGTTCCTTGCTCGCGCATTTCTTCGGTCTGCCCGCCGATTGGAAAATTCAACTCGGCTTGGCTACCATAGCCTTCTTAGCTTTGGTCAACTGTCTCGGCACACGTTACGGCGGCTTCATTCAAGCGGCCGCAACGACCGGCAAACTGATCCCGATCACCTTGATTGCCGTTTGGGGGCTTTGGCACGGCAACGGACAAATCTGGGACATGCCGAGCGGCCTTAGCACGCATACCGGCATGGGCGCCGCGATCCTCGCCACTTTATGGGCGTACGACGGCTGGATTTTGGTCGGCTTTGTCGCCGGTGAAATGAAAGATCCTGCCAAACTGCTGCCGCGAGCAATCATCATCGGCCTGTTCGTCGTAACGATTGCTTATCTGTCGGTAAACATGGCACTTTTACACACTTTGCCCGCCAGCCAAATTACCGCGCTGATGGAAAAAGCCTCGCCAGCGGCCGCCGGCATCCTCTTCGGCAAAGTCGGCGGAAGACTAATCAGCGTTGGTATCCTCGTTTCCATCTTCGGCACGTTAAACGGCAAAATCCTGGCGTTTCCCCGCCTGCCGCTGGCCATGGCAGAGCGCGGTCAACTGCCGCTTTCTCTTCTCTGGTCGAGAGTCCATAAAAATTGGGGTACGCCGGTTTACGCCACCATTCTCGAAGTCATGTTGGCCGCTTCGCTGATGCTGCTTGGCGATCCCGACCGACTGACCGACATCGCGATCTTTTCCGTCTATATCTTTTCCATCATGGCCTTTATCGGCGTCATCCTGCTGCGCAAACGGCAGCCCGATGCGCCTCGCCCGTATAAAGTGCCGCTTTATCCGTTCATCCCGATTGCAGCAGTACTGGGCGGCCTGTTCATTCTCGGTACCACGTTGCTCGACAATCCGCTCGATTCCTGCTACAGCATCGCGATCACTTTGACCGGCCTGCCGGTCTACTGGTGGATAACGCGCAAGACAACCGCATAG
- a CDS encoding CRISPR-associated protein Cas4, which yields MTLEGVTLLILLGFAAWLRRSLLRRRLRPWQIERTICIETPVELIGRPDVVWLDGTGRLVVGDYKNRSGPQVFESERIQLSAYRFLLRHSQGRSVAKHGYIHFADGQRVRVALLTDRQVLRLYRRYQKIISGRSEAQRRERDGYCTYCDYQNDCR from the coding sequence ATGACGTTGGAAGGGGTCACACTCTTAATTTTATTGGGTTTTGCGGCATGGCTTCGGCGGAGCCTTTTACGCCGCAGGCTGCGTCCTTGGCAGATCGAACGGACGATTTGCATCGAGACGCCGGTCGAATTGATCGGCCGGCCTGATGTCGTGTGGCTGGACGGTACGGGGCGTTTGGTCGTCGGCGATTATAAAAACCGCTCTGGCCCGCAGGTCTTTGAATCGGAACGGATCCAGCTGTCGGCGTATCGTTTCCTGCTGCGGCACAGTCAGGGTCGAAGCGTGGCCAAGCACGGCTATATCCATTTTGCTGACGGGCAACGCGTGCGCGTCGCCTTATTGACGGACCGCCAGGTATTGCGTCTTTACCGGCGCTATCAAAAGATCATCAGCGGACGGAGCGAAGCGCAGCGCAGGGAGCGCGACGGATATTGCACTTATTGTGATTATCAAAACGATTGCCGTTAA
- a CDS encoding CFI-box-CTERM domain-containing protein, whose translation MKKISVTALAKLGKCERQAYLDYFYGDDHCAVRAAAQRGSSAHEEFARRIAGQDRRCFIASALFGAAAWQAEALRRWRDEWLLRFYLGRYLVKWYYRFSPRVLPLLEQSGWLRRSCATVLEYWIRAARL comes from the coding sequence TTGAAGAAAATAAGCGTGACCGCCTTGGCTAAACTGGGGAAATGCGAGCGGCAAGCCTATCTCGATTATTTTTACGGCGACGATCACTGCGCGGTGCGCGCCGCCGCGCAGCGAGGCAGCAGCGCGCACGAAGAATTTGCCCGGCGGATCGCCGGACAGGATCGCCGCTGTTTTATCGCCAGTGCGCTATTCGGCGCTGCTGCCTGGCAGGCGGAGGCGCTGCGACGCTGGCGTGATGAATGGCTGTTGCGTTTTTATTTGGGACGATATCTGGTAAAATGGTATTACCGTTTTTCACCGCGAGTTTTGCCGCTGCTCGAGCAGAGCGGTTGGCTGCGGCGAAGCTGTGCGACGGTACTGGAATACTGGATACGGGCGGCGCGATTATGA
- a CDS encoding YezD family protein, which produces MRQESAEQALERALSTMKTALERMQFGTLTLVFQDGRPIQLDKQEKIRLEQAATVTLKQTGQAWQSGVRQAAKGLAYGQIQLRIQNGRISQLERTDKQRFAEWEGVYGEGI; this is translated from the coding sequence ATGCGGCAGGAAAGTGCGGAACAGGCGCTGGAGCGGGCGTTGTCCACTATGAAGACGGCACTGGAGCGAATGCAGTTCGGCACGTTAACGTTGGTTTTTCAAGATGGACGTCCGATTCAATTGGACAAACAGGAGAAAATCCGCCTTGAACAAGCCGCAACCGTAACACTCAAACAGACGGGGCAAGCGTGGCAGAGCGGCGTGCGCCAGGCTGCGAAAGGGCTGGCGTACGGACAAATTCAGCTGCGCATTCAAAATGGCCGGATCAGCCAGTTGGAACGGACCGACAAACAACGCTTCGCCGAATGGGAAGGCGTATACGGCGAAGGCATCTGA